The following are encoded in a window of Rhodothermia bacterium genomic DNA:
- a CDS encoding T9SS type A sorting domain-containing protein produces the protein MKPTFPKVLVVIFLVLPAYFTKAQGVNVSEAVAHSAYAWVDAINLPQQNNEEEIQRANLKTKKRGNRYRLAKAIPTKITLHQDGTWLRDEKGNRVWRLVLSSPNARGLSLRFDNLHVPLGSIGRFVSLEAKSKQKDIPLQPKANGSFWFPVVNSKAALIELVFPGESGVSGEINTVYHHFRNNTGDGLNKKSSGSCNVDVVCSNANGYPQIDAWRDLIRSVGMLEFEAADENGDLGIYVCSGALINNTKNNQVPYLLTAQHCIMNETEANSTWVYWNFQSSTCRTLNSTANATPVDYTSFDHSEGTTLVASWGGQYSNGDYFGSDFTLLQLEEQPDPSWNLHYAGWERRSFMPFSAVGIHHANGDEKRISFENNAPLQVRFSDNVPDDAFMEVTEWDLGVTEVGSSGSPLFNQAYRIVGQLNSGESECGSNSPTTVVKGPDYYGRLFTSWNGGGTAQTRLKDWLDPLGTAPNNVNGTNATIATATEPDKSLPGGTTLKPAFPNPFQSETSFLISVPKTESVQIRWFNAAGQEVKPTINSLLEANTEYRITFNGTNLPNGIYLYQIKGSTFSETGKVTLLR, from the coding sequence ATGAAACCTACTTTCCCCAAAGTACTTGTTGTTATTTTCCTTGTGCTTCCTGCTTACTTCACAAAAGCGCAGGGTGTGAACGTATCGGAGGCGGTTGCTCATTCCGCTTATGCTTGGGTGGATGCCATCAACCTGCCACAGCAAAACAATGAGGAAGAAATTCAACGCGCCAACCTGAAAACCAAAAAACGCGGCAACCGTTATCGCCTAGCCAAAGCCATTCCAACCAAGATAACCCTGCACCAAGACGGGACATGGTTACGTGACGAAAAAGGCAACCGAGTCTGGCGCTTGGTATTATCCTCTCCAAATGCACGCGGTTTATCCCTCCGTTTTGATAACCTCCACGTTCCTCTTGGCTCCATTGGACGTTTTGTATCGCTCGAAGCCAAAAGCAAACAAAAGGACATCCCACTCCAACCCAAAGCAAATGGCTCGTTTTGGTTCCCTGTAGTCAACAGCAAAGCGGCTTTGATCGAATTGGTTTTTCCGGGGGAATCGGGTGTTTCCGGTGAAATCAATACTGTTTACCACCATTTCCGCAACAATACAGGTGATGGCCTGAACAAAAAATCTTCTGGTAGTTGTAATGTGGATGTCGTTTGCTCGAATGCCAATGGATACCCACAAATTGACGCATGGAGAGACCTCATCCGCTCGGTGGGCATGTTGGAATTTGAAGCAGCAGACGAAAATGGGGATTTAGGGATTTACGTTTGTTCAGGTGCATTGATTAACAACACCAAAAACAACCAAGTGCCTTACCTGCTCACGGCGCAGCATTGTATTATGAACGAAACCGAGGCAAATTCCACTTGGGTATATTGGAACTTCCAAAGTAGTACCTGTCGAACTCTAAACTCTACGGCCAACGCAACCCCGGTTGATTACACCTCCTTCGACCATTCGGAAGGAACAACCCTTGTTGCCTCGTGGGGCGGTCAATATTCAAATGGCGATTATTTTGGCTCAGACTTTACCTTGCTACAATTAGAAGAACAACCAGACCCCTCTTGGAATTTACACTATGCAGGTTGGGAACGTCGGAGTTTTATGCCTTTCTCGGCGGTTGGGATTCACCACGCCAATGGTGACGAAAAACGCATCAGTTTTGAAAACAATGCACCCTTACAAGTTAGATTTAGCGACAACGTGCCGGATGATGCGTTTATGGAAGTAACCGAATGGGATTTGGGGGTAACCGAGGTTGGTTCTTCGGGAAGCCCATTGTTCAACCAAGCCTATCGTATTGTCGGTCAATTAAACTCTGGGGAATCGGAGTGTGGCTCCAACAGCCCAACCACCGTGGTAAAAGGCCCAGATTATTACGGAAGACTCTTCACGAGCTGGAATGGCGGCGGGACAGCCCAAACACGCCTAAAAGACTGGTTAGATCCCCTCGGCACGGCACCCAACAATGTGAATGGAACCAATGCCACCATTGCTACGGCCACAGAGCCGGATAAATCGCTACCGGGTGGCACAACCCTTAAACCCGCTTTCCCAAACCCTTTCCAATCCGAAACCAGTTTCTTGATTTCAGTCCCAAAGACCGAGTCGGTTCAAATCCGCTGGTTTAATGCCGCTGGTCAAGAAGTTAAACCTACGATCAACAGCCTTCTGGAAGCCAACACGGAATATCGGATAACGTTTAATGGAACCAATTTGCCCAATGGCATATATCTGTACCAAATTAAAGGTTCCACCTTCTCCGAAACGGGAAAAGTAACCCTCCTCCGATAA
- a CDS encoding serine hydrolase: MTKTGNSINQMRYTTQRWSYDKSRKYTIGFVLFMLLFSIGTTLFIYLGKKSPELQTRIQALSQEMLPSVRSQEWAAREGYGEIAQKLTAFIQHEMADKKIPGLTITLADEKDIVWARGFGRTDTTQRLLATPESVWRVASVTKLFTALAVMQLVEKGKVDLDAPIATYLPDVRFNNPFDKAITARHLLSHRSGILREPAIGSYFDPSQPSLVATVKSMNGTDVYFEPGSNIKYSNAAFTLLGYLIEKVSGQPYKQYIRTHILQPTDMPLSAIDLEPRLKPKMAAGYMWRYDGHLFRAPIFDMGIAPAAGLNTSMPDLARFAMMLYRDGSSPSGKQVIKPATLEAMWTPQFTTAPNGFGLGFYVSDFNGYKRVQHSGVQYGIATRFAVIPSEKIAVCVSGNLDNSNTVIDRINNYATQLLLAHKQKKPLPNPIYTDPIPEAEALKTLGYYQNPENQQIHAVRWFNKALWFHDGTYYQRIRKSKTGWITDGTLGFGTEFHFEKQTLTYDGKRLVKISKPSVQTPLRWKDYIGEYGWDHNILFIFPQNNRLMARIEWFDDYALQEEGYDQFSFPNAGLYQSEKVVFTRDKSGKINGVKAAGIFFKRRKTPLQPHLTDGIRYGEKDQSVAYIVPQKTKEELFTLANEASPPRESGKAEMDLVQPALLDRTILLDMRYATDRNFMGMRFYDLARAYLQRPAAMALLRVHQKLKAQGLGLMVHDAYRPWYVTKMFWEATPINQRKFVANPADGSRHNRGCAVDLTLYYLDSGIAVEMPSLYDEFSERAAANYSGGTDEQRRYRQILRQAMNSEGFTIMEDEWWHFDYREWRNYPIGTKRFEEL; encoded by the coding sequence ATGACAAAGACCGGAAATTCTATCAACCAAATGCGCTATACCACGCAACGCTGGTCCTACGACAAAAGCCGCAAATACACCATCGGTTTTGTATTGTTTATGCTGCTTTTTTCTATTGGAACCACCCTATTTATTTATCTGGGCAAAAAAAGTCCTGAGTTACAAACCCGCATACAAGCCCTCTCTCAGGAAATGCTACCCTCGGTGCGGTCGCAAGAATGGGCGGCGCGTGAAGGATATGGTGAAATAGCGCAAAAGTTGACCGCTTTTATTCAGCACGAAATGGCGGACAAAAAAATTCCCGGTCTTACCATTACCTTAGCAGATGAGAAAGACATCGTCTGGGCACGTGGTTTTGGGAGAACCGATACCACACAACGGCTTTTGGCCACACCAGAATCCGTTTGGCGGGTGGCCTCCGTCACCAAATTGTTTACCGCCTTGGCCGTTATGCAATTGGTCGAAAAGGGGAAAGTAGATTTAGACGCCCCGATCGCTACCTACCTTCCAGACGTCCGGTTTAATAACCCCTTCGACAAAGCCATCACCGCCCGACATTTGCTTAGTCATCGAAGCGGCATTTTACGAGAACCTGCCATTGGTAGCTATTTTGACCCCAGCCAGCCCTCGCTTGTTGCAACCGTCAAAAGTATGAATGGGACGGATGTGTATTTTGAACCCGGATCAAACATTAAGTATTCAAATGCGGCCTTCACGTTGTTGGGGTACTTAATCGAAAAGGTGAGCGGCCAGCCATATAAACAATACATCCGTACCCATATTTTACAACCCACCGACATGCCTTTGAGTGCTATTGATCTGGAGCCGAGGCTAAAACCCAAGATGGCAGCCGGATATATGTGGCGCTATGACGGACACCTGTTCCGTGCCCCCATTTTTGATATGGGCATCGCACCAGCAGCCGGCCTCAACACTTCGATGCCAGACCTTGCCCGATTTGCCATGATGCTCTACCGCGATGGAAGCAGCCCATCCGGTAAACAAGTCATTAAACCAGCTACCCTCGAAGCCATGTGGACACCCCAGTTTACTACCGCGCCAAATGGCTTTGGCTTAGGATTTTATGTATCTGATTTTAATGGCTATAAGCGTGTTCAACACTCCGGTGTTCAATATGGCATCGCAACCCGATTTGCTGTTATTCCCTCCGAGAAAATTGCGGTATGCGTTTCGGGAAATTTAGACAACAGCAATACCGTTATAGACCGAATTAACAACTACGCCACACAATTGCTTCTGGCGCATAAGCAAAAGAAACCATTGCCCAATCCTATTTACACCGACCCAATTCCAGAAGCCGAAGCCCTCAAAACATTGGGCTATTATCAAAACCCAGAAAACCAACAAATTCATGCGGTTCGGTGGTTTAACAAAGCACTGTGGTTCCACGATGGAACCTATTATCAACGTATCCGAAAATCCAAAACAGGCTGGATAACAGATGGGACGCTTGGCTTTGGAACCGAATTTCATTTTGAAAAACAGACCCTAACCTACGACGGAAAACGGTTGGTAAAAATCTCAAAACCCAGTGTGCAAACGCCTTTGCGCTGGAAAGACTACATCGGGGAATATGGCTGGGATCACAATATTTTGTTCATTTTTCCGCAAAACAATCGGTTAATGGCCAGAATCGAATGGTTTGACGACTACGCCTTGCAAGAAGAAGGCTACGACCAGTTTTCCTTCCCCAATGCGGGTCTTTACCAAAGTGAAAAAGTGGTCTTTACCCGCGATAAGTCCGGCAAAATCAATGGGGTAAAAGCAGCAGGTATTTTCTTTAAACGCCGGAAAACACCTCTTCAACCACACCTAACCGATGGTATTCGCTACGGCGAAAAAGACCAATCTGTTGCCTACATTGTTCCCCAAAAAACCAAAGAGGAACTTTTTACCCTTGCCAATGAGGCCAGTCCACCACGCGAATCGGGAAAAGCCGAAATGGACTTAGTCCAGCCCGCGCTCTTGGATCGTACTATTTTATTGGACATGCGCTATGCCACCGACCGCAACTTTATGGGAATGCGGTTTTATGACCTTGCCCGTGCTTATTTGCAACGTCCTGCGGCTATGGCCCTGCTAAGGGTACACCAAAAACTCAAAGCGCAAGGATTGGGACTGATGGTTCACGACGCCTATCGCCCTTGGTACGTCACCAAAATGTTTTGGGAAGCAACACCCATCAACCAACGAAAATTTGTTGCCAATCCCGCAGATGGCTCGCGGCACAACAGAGGTTGCGCAGTGGATTTAACCCTCTACTATTTAGATTCCGGCATTGCTGTCGAGATGCCAAGCCTTTACGATGAATTTTCTGAACGTGCTGCGGCAAATTATTCCGGCGGAACTGATGAACAACGCCGCTACCGCCAAATCTTACGCCAAGCCATGAATTCGGAAGGCTTCACCATTATGGAAGACGAATGGTGGCACTTCGACTATCGAGAATGGCGGAACTACCCCATCGGTACAAAGCGATTCGAGGAGTTGTGA
- a CDS encoding alpha/beta fold hydrolase, which produces MPLLSTSYSAPKRLPGGYLQTIYPAVFSQHPALPYQRVRINTPDDDFLDIDTHFIHSLSLAVLSHGLEGHSRRPYLNKMALQMRSIGYDVMAWNFRGCSGEPNRKVYSYHGGATNDLQTVLEYVWSLKRFEQVILVGFSLGGNLTLRYLGEVGASIDPRIKAGIGISVPCDFVSGAETLDHWSRRPFVNNFLRTLRPKIEEKAQRFPNLISSKGFDEIKTFRQFDERYVAPFFGFNSAKHYWESVSCRPVLTKIAVPVFILNAVNDPFFGTTCFPIEEAARSESLFLEMPQTGGHNGFPIFNPALTSYAPLAVSHFLTKHASWLNSCQHLAESGIF; this is translated from the coding sequence ATGCCCCTACTTAGCACTTCCTATTCCGCTCCGAAAAGATTGCCGGGCGGGTATCTCCAAACCATTTATCCCGCTGTATTTTCGCAACACCCAGCTTTGCCCTACCAACGTGTGCGTATAAACACACCCGACGACGACTTTTTGGACATTGATACACATTTTATCCATTCGCTTAGTCTGGCAGTTCTCTCTCATGGTTTAGAAGGCCATAGCCGTCGTCCGTACCTTAACAAAATGGCGTTACAAATGCGCAGTATAGGCTACGATGTGATGGCATGGAATTTTCGCGGGTGCTCTGGAGAACCCAACCGAAAGGTGTATTCCTATCATGGTGGCGCTACCAACGATCTACAAACCGTTTTGGAATATGTATGGTCTTTAAAGCGGTTTGAACAGGTGATTTTGGTGGGATTTAGCTTGGGCGGAAATCTCACGCTGCGGTATTTAGGCGAAGTTGGTGCGTCTATTGACCCTCGTATCAAAGCCGGAATTGGCATATCGGTGCCCTGCGACTTTGTATCAGGTGCAGAGACCCTCGACCATTGGAGCCGCCGCCCTTTTGTCAATAATTTTCTACGGACGTTACGCCCTAAAATCGAAGAAAAAGCCCAACGATTCCCAAACCTGATCAGCAGCAAAGGTTTTGACGAAATTAAGACCTTCCGCCAATTTGACGAACGGTATGTTGCACCTTTTTTCGGTTTCAACTCCGCAAAACACTATTGGGAATCCGTTAGTTGTCGGCCAGTCCTCACGAAAATCGCCGTACCTGTTTTTATCCTGAATGCGGTAAACGATCCTTTTTTTGGCACAACCTGCTTCCCAATTGAAGAAGCCGCACGCTCGGAATCCCTTTTTCTTGAAATGCCCCAAACCGGCGGACACAATGGCTTCCCCATTTTCAACCCCGCCTTAACGTCATATGCCCCACTTGCCGTGAGCCATTTTTTGACCAAGCACGCCTCTTGGCTAAATTCGTGTCAACACCTTGCAGAAAGCGGTATTTTTTAG
- a CDS encoding ribosome maturation factor RimP: protein MQEIESLLLKIIEDTLTDFPDIFLVEFLVRGKEERYVIDVFLDGDNGIDVEKCAKISRRISRILEEKDLFPNAYVLNVSSPGVSKPLRFPRQYAQHIGRDLVVTLAREGENREVRGKLIETTTDYITLQPPKTEAISFQFHEVAFSKVKLPW, encoded by the coding sequence TTGCAAGAAATAGAATCCCTCCTATTAAAAATAATCGAGGATACCCTTACCGATTTTCCAGATATTTTTCTGGTAGAATTCTTGGTTCGTGGCAAAGAAGAGCGATACGTTATTGATGTTTTTTTGGATGGTGATAACGGTATTGATGTAGAAAAATGCGCTAAAATAAGCCGACGTATTTCCCGTATTTTGGAAGAGAAAGACCTTTTCCCCAATGCGTATGTCCTTAATGTCTCCTCGCCCGGAGTTTCCAAGCCGCTGCGCTTCCCACGCCAATATGCCCAACACATCGGACGTGACTTGGTGGTAACGTTGGCAAGGGAAGGCGAAAACAGAGAGGTTCGTGGAAAGCTAATTGAAACAACGACTGACTACATCACCCTTCAGCCCCCAAAAACCGAAGCTATAAGTTTTCAGTTTCACGAGGTCGCTTTTTCAAAAGTTAAACTTCCGTGGTAA
- the nusA gene encoding transcription termination/antitermination protein NusA, with translation MGKLNQSAELVSSFAEIAREKGIDRDTLQSIMEDVFKAMIRKRYGADDSFEIIFNPDNGDIQIIHVREVIPNQDLEDPVTQIEIRDALLLDEDVEAGDEVATEVNIRDFGRRVIATARQTFNQRIRDIEKENIVDQYSELVGEIVVGEIYQIRRREVLVMHDKVELILPKNEQIPKDRYRKGDMLRAVVKEINRETGGFPQVIISRADPAFMERLFELEVPEIYEGVVEIKKIVREPGERAKVAVISHDERVDPVGACVGMKGVRIHAVVRELNNENIDVVPWTDDIHENIKRSLAPAKPIEVSLNETITPPRAKVTVRPDEVSLAIGRGGLNIRLGSALTGYEIDVYRDISQDEEDVDVMEFADEIDEETLSALQRIGCDTAKAVLELSVDELVRRTGLERPVAENVINIMRAEFDEE, from the coding sequence ATGGGAAAACTCAACCAAAGTGCCGAACTTGTCTCCTCGTTTGCCGAAATTGCACGAGAAAAAGGGATTGACCGCGACACCTTGCAGTCCATCATGGAAGACGTCTTTAAAGCCATGATCCGCAAGCGATATGGGGCCGATGATTCCTTCGAGATCATTTTTAATCCCGACAATGGCGACATCCAGATCATCCACGTTCGGGAAGTGATTCCAAACCAAGACTTAGAGGATCCCGTAACCCAGATTGAAATTCGGGATGCGCTACTCCTTGACGAAGATGTTGAAGCCGGAGACGAAGTAGCCACCGAGGTCAATATTCGGGATTTTGGTCGGCGTGTCATTGCAACAGCACGGCAAACCTTTAACCAGAGGATTCGTGACATCGAAAAAGAGAATATTGTGGATCAATATTCCGAATTGGTGGGCGAAATTGTTGTTGGCGAAATTTACCAAATCCGCCGCAGAGAGGTTCTCGTAATGCACGATAAAGTGGAGTTGATTTTGCCTAAAAACGAACAAATTCCGAAAGACCGATATCGCAAGGGCGATATGCTCCGCGCCGTGGTAAAAGAAATCAATCGCGAGACCGGAGGCTTTCCGCAGGTAATCATCAGTCGGGCAGATCCAGCTTTTATGGAGCGCCTATTTGAATTAGAAGTGCCCGAAATCTATGAAGGTGTCGTAGAGATTAAAAAAATTGTGCGTGAACCCGGCGAAAGAGCTAAGGTGGCGGTCATCAGCCACGACGAACGTGTGGATCCCGTAGGTGCTTGTGTTGGGATGAAGGGCGTGCGGATCCATGCTGTTGTACGCGAACTGAACAACGAAAATATTGATGTTGTACCTTGGACGGACGACATCCATGAAAACATCAAACGCTCACTTGCTCCAGCAAAACCCATTGAGGTTTCTCTCAATGAGACCATTACACCGCCCCGTGCCAAAGTTACCGTTCGTCCAGATGAAGTTAGCCTTGCCATTGGTCGCGGTGGCTTGAACATCCGCCTTGGCTCCGCCCTTACGGGGTACGAGATTGATGTTTATCGAGACATCTCGCAAGACGAAGAAGACGTAGATGTGATGGAATTTGCCGATGAAATTGATGAAGAAACCCTTAGCGCCCTTCAACGCATTGGTTGCGACACTGCAAAGGCTGTTTTAGAACTTTCGGTGGATGAACTGGTGCGCAGAACGGGGCTTGAAAGACCTGTGGCCGAGAATGTGATCAACATCATGCGGGCCGAATTTGATGAAGAATAA
- the infB gene encoding translation initiation factor IF-2, with translation MAGNNKGNKPKKLFQVLRELNLKQDTVVAHLKKEGFELGKVDINTKLNDDMYLSLLEKFAKEKAAAERHQRWAEEERQRKERRDYDFPDDESVEESASDTIAPPVEVPVPEPEATIEVHTHPDVSIEPDSVEPAVVEPIVEIDPTPVPEVTVVEPLEQEHILAHEPEPMPSQIHTEEAPKVESTAPEPRHDEVEVPPLPVAPTAETPPAVSESTIAEEMEAIPEPMASVQEPTVAPPEMVNDVVVVEQVPNNPEVITEASDTGETQPRRKKEKAKKQDNLREVEDVDDLDDGPKLIKSDRYILEGPKVLGKVNLATLQDAEPGAKRKKRKRKGKADEPVRQPKASPSTAPANDAPKKATPAATPATTAVKSKKKKAKLPVISQEEVKEAIVQTKSGMMRHGTKERQGARLRRREKRVERAELREQEMAAQEAWERKLRVVEYVSANELANMMDVSVTEVISTCLELGLMVSINQRLEADTIQLIAEEFGVEIEFVTDVASDEITLQDDDEADLLPRAPVVTIMGHVDHGKTSLLDYIRRTNVVKSEAGGITQHIGAYSVTLPTGQMITFLDTPGHEAFTAMRARGAQVTDLVVLIVAADDGVMPQTIEAINHAHAAGVPLIIAVNKIDKDGANPQRVLQELTQYKVVVEAYGGNVQHSEISAKKGINIEGLLQQIVDEAELLDLKANPNRNANGTIVESRIDKGRGIVATVLVQRGTLKVGDVFVAGAYTGKVRAMYDEVENRVKSAGPSKPALIVGFNGPPDVGDRFVVLDDEREAKEIANKRQQIAREQSMRQKKHLTLDEIGRRLALGDFKELNLIIKADVGGSVQALTDSLLKLSTEEVQVRVIHSAVGAVTESDVLLASTSDAVIIGFQVRPASPQVRKVMEQEQIDFRTYSVIYDAIEDVRDALEGLLSPELSDKTLGTAQVREVFHVPKIGSIAGCMVTDGKIQRKDAVRLVREGVVIWSGKLASLRRFKDPVNEVSSGYECGIGLEGGQDIKVGDLIETYEVVSTKRRLASR, from the coding sequence ATGGCAGGAAACAACAAGGGCAATAAGCCCAAAAAGCTTTTTCAAGTTCTGAGAGAGCTAAACCTCAAACAGGACACCGTAGTGGCGCACCTCAAAAAAGAGGGGTTTGAGTTGGGTAAGGTGGATATCAACACCAAGCTCAACGATGATATGTATTTGTCCCTTTTGGAAAAATTTGCAAAAGAGAAAGCGGCTGCCGAACGTCATCAGCGCTGGGCTGAAGAGGAGCGCCAAAGAAAAGAACGTCGAGACTACGATTTCCCCGATGACGAATCGGTAGAAGAGTCTGCTTCTGATACGATTGCACCTCCAGTAGAAGTACCAGTCCCAGAACCGGAGGCTACCATTGAAGTCCACACACATCCAGATGTATCTATCGAACCCGATTCAGTGGAACCGGCTGTCGTGGAACCGATCGTGGAGATTGACCCAACCCCTGTTCCTGAAGTTACGGTGGTTGAGCCTCTAGAGCAGGAACACATTTTGGCGCATGAGCCAGAACCTATGCCAAGCCAGATCCACACCGAGGAGGCTCCTAAAGTTGAATCAACTGCACCCGAGCCGAGGCATGACGAGGTGGAAGTTCCCCCCCTCCCAGTAGCACCTACTGCTGAAACGCCACCCGCCGTCAGTGAATCAACGATAGCGGAGGAAATGGAGGCAATACCGGAGCCAATGGCTTCAGTGCAAGAACCCACTGTCGCGCCTCCCGAAATGGTGAATGACGTTGTTGTTGTGGAGCAAGTACCGAACAACCCAGAAGTGATAACCGAAGCGTCAGACACAGGTGAAACGCAGCCTCGTAGGAAAAAAGAAAAAGCGAAAAAGCAAGACAACCTGCGCGAGGTAGAGGATGTAGACGACTTGGATGATGGGCCAAAGCTAATCAAATCGGATCGTTACATCTTAGAAGGACCCAAAGTACTTGGAAAAGTCAATTTAGCAACCCTGCAAGATGCAGAACCCGGAGCAAAGCGCAAAAAGCGTAAACGAAAAGGCAAAGCAGATGAACCTGTTCGTCAGCCAAAAGCAAGCCCAAGCACGGCTCCGGCTAATGATGCCCCTAAAAAGGCAACTCCTGCGGCAACACCTGCTACAACGGCTGTAAAATCTAAGAAGAAAAAAGCCAAACTTCCGGTGATCAGCCAAGAGGAGGTCAAAGAAGCCATCGTCCAAACCAAATCGGGCATGATGCGGCATGGAACAAAAGAGCGTCAAGGCGCACGCTTACGCCGTCGGGAAAAACGGGTTGAACGTGCAGAACTACGCGAACAGGAGATGGCCGCACAGGAGGCGTGGGAGCGCAAACTTAGGGTGGTGGAATATGTCTCGGCAAATGAACTGGCAAACATGATGGATGTGTCGGTAACCGAGGTCATTTCTACATGTCTAGAACTGGGTCTAATGGTCTCCATTAACCAACGGCTGGAAGCAGATACCATACAGTTGATTGCGGAAGAATTTGGAGTGGAAATAGAGTTCGTTACCGATGTAGCCTCCGACGAAATCACCTTACAAGACGACGACGAAGCCGACTTGCTACCACGCGCACCCGTTGTCACCATTATGGGCCACGTGGATCATGGTAAAACTTCGCTGCTCGACTATATCCGGCGTACAAACGTGGTCAAGTCCGAGGCGGGTGGGATTACGCAGCACATCGGTGCGTACTCTGTTACTTTACCGACGGGACAAATGATCACCTTCCTTGATACCCCTGGTCACGAAGCGTTTACCGCTATGCGTGCTCGCGGTGCACAGGTGACAGACCTTGTCGTACTCATCGTTGCGGCTGATGATGGTGTGATGCCCCAAACAATCGAGGCCATCAACCACGCACATGCGGCTGGTGTACCTCTCATCATTGCGGTGAACAAGATTGACAAAGACGGCGCAAATCCGCAACGGGTACTTCAAGAATTAACCCAGTACAAAGTCGTCGTAGAAGCCTATGGCGGAAACGTACAACATAGCGAAATCTCCGCAAAGAAAGGGATAAATATAGAAGGTCTCCTTCAACAAATTGTGGATGAAGCGGAATTACTCGACCTCAAGGCCAATCCAAACCGGAACGCAAACGGAACCATTGTAGAAAGTAGAATTGACAAAGGTCGCGGTATTGTAGCAACGGTATTGGTTCAACGGGGCACGCTAAAAGTCGGAGACGTTTTTGTGGCGGGTGCTTATACGGGTAAAGTCCGTGCGATGTACGATGAGGTCGAAAATCGGGTTAAGTCTGCTGGCCCCTCTAAACCCGCCCTTATTGTCGGATTTAATGGCCCGCCGGATGTGGGCGATCGCTTTGTGGTCTTGGACGATGAGCGCGAGGCTAAGGAAATCGCAAATAAGCGCCAGCAAATTGCCCGCGAACAAAGTATGCGCCAGAAGAAACACCTGACCTTAGACGAGATTGGCCGCAGGCTTGCCTTAGGCGACTTTAAGGAGCTTAACCTCATTATCAAGGCAGACGTAGGCGGCTCGGTTCAAGCGCTCACAGATTCCTTGCTCAAACTATCCACCGAGGAAGTTCAAGTTCGAGTCATCCATAGTGCAGTGGGAGCAGTAACCGAAAGTGATGTACTGTTGGCTTCAACTTCCGATGCGGTGATTATAGGCTTCCAAGTACGCCCAGCGTCCCCTCAAGTTCGCAAGGTGATGGAGCAAGAACAAATTGACTTCCGCACATATTCCGTAATCTATGACGCCATCGAAGACGTCCGCGATGCCTTGGAAGGCTTGCTGTCTCCAGAGCTAAGCGACAAGACCTTGGGTACAGCCCAAGTCCGAGAAGTCTTTCATGTTCCCAAAATTGGTAGTATTGCAGGCTGTATGGTGACAGACGGCAAAATCCAGCGGAAAGATGCCGTGCGCTTGGTTCGCGAAGGTGTGGTTATTTGGTCTGGAAAACTGGCCTCTCTCCGCCGCTTCAAAGACCCCGTCAACGAGGTTTCGAGTGGGTATGAATGTGGTATTGGTCTTGAAGGTGGGCAGGATATTAAAGTCGGAGACCTCATTGAAACCTATGAAGTCGTTTCCACTAAACGCCGTTTGGCTTCCCGCTAA
- a CDS encoding co-chaperone GroES: protein MLINGRNGSLLMVGDRVLILPETEDTETPSGLVLPASVKERERLRCGQVVAVGPGYVIPNPEYSDEDAWMHEKSEVRYLSLQAKIGDIAYFLRKDAIELLFEDKTYLIIPHHAILALVRNQPDERELYGNRL from the coding sequence ATGCTCATTAACGGGCGAAATGGCAGTTTATTGATGGTCGGCGACCGCGTACTGATTTTACCGGAGACCGAAGATACGGAAACCCCTTCTGGACTTGTTTTGCCTGCTTCCGTTAAAGAAAGAGAACGTCTAAGATGTGGCCAAGTGGTTGCGGTTGGGCCGGGGTACGTCATTCCCAACCCCGAATATTCGGACGAAGATGCTTGGATGCACGAAAAGAGCGAAGTCCGTTACCTGTCTCTACAAGCTAAAATTGGCGACATTGCTTATTTCTTACGAAAAGACGCCATAGAACTCTTGTTTGAGGACAAAACGTACCTGATTATTCCACACCACGCCATTTTAGCCCTTGTCCGCAATCAACCAGACGAGCGCGAATTATATGGCAACCGCCTTTAA